A genomic segment from Tuwongella immobilis encodes:
- a CDS encoding serine/threonine-protein kinase: MDTSKSTLQQIGQYDILHKIAEGGMGTVYKGRHRQSGLLVAIKIIPPATSRNPVLLRRFEQEFRAASMLDHPNIVKAIEYNGLGQSPFLVMEFVDGESLGQKIERDGPMPEMDAIRILAQVCQGLHRAHKQGLIHRDVKPDNILVTADGVAKLTDLGLVKDVEGEMNLTRTGRGLGTPHFMAPEQFRNAKNVDVRSDIYSLGATLYMMVTGEIPFGKCGPLDCWMKKVHNDFAWPRQLNPHVSERVDWAIRRSMSGDPTLRPASCREFVEDLTGQTIRPQNHPEHAQTQDLWYLVYRDDLGEMHTVKGSTDGIRRALSEGLLGDAENIRACRTKQGPFQPLRGIPEFRDLVIDPSVAPPPSTATKAATPASAMTTPPTAGMRTPASNGTPNQSAQWNRSGGRPPIPPTGTAPPADAESVNLDGPLDRSQSASASGARSSASGRLSPPSGLGQPTPSGRMPAPGTSGRLPVSNPAANYQPTTAYEPMQHGQIPGQNQPPVVPLVPQALPENPEDTGGTDWVMLLMVMVLSASVAVVAMMYIQQGR, encoded by the coding sequence TTGGATACTTCCAAATCCACCCTGCAACAGATCGGTCAATATGACATTCTCCATAAAATCGCCGAGGGCGGTATGGGGACGGTCTATAAGGGCCGCCATCGCCAATCGGGACTGCTCGTCGCCATCAAAATTATTCCACCCGCCACATCGCGCAACCCCGTGCTGCTGCGCCGGTTCGAGCAAGAATTCCGCGCCGCCAGTATGCTCGACCATCCCAACATCGTCAAAGCAATTGAATACAACGGCCTTGGTCAATCGCCATTTCTGGTGATGGAATTCGTCGATGGCGAATCGCTGGGCCAAAAAATCGAACGCGATGGGCCCATGCCGGAAATGGACGCCATTCGCATCCTCGCCCAAGTCTGCCAAGGGCTGCACCGCGCCCACAAGCAAGGGCTGATCCACCGGGACGTCAAACCGGACAATATCTTGGTCACGGCCGATGGCGTCGCCAAACTCACCGACCTGGGCTTGGTGAAAGACGTCGAAGGCGAAATGAACCTCACCCGCACCGGACGCGGCTTGGGCACCCCCCACTTCATGGCCCCCGAGCAGTTCCGCAACGCCAAAAACGTCGATGTTCGCAGCGATATTTATTCGCTCGGTGCCACCCTTTACATGATGGTCACGGGCGAAATTCCGTTTGGCAAATGCGGCCCGCTCGATTGTTGGATGAAAAAAGTCCACAACGATTTCGCGTGGCCCCGACAATTGAATCCGCATGTCAGCGAACGCGTCGATTGGGCCATTCGCCGATCCATGAGCGGTGATCCGACCCTGCGCCCCGCCTCCTGCCGCGAGTTCGTCGAAGATCTGACCGGGCAAACGATTCGACCTCAGAATCATCCGGAACACGCCCAAACGCAAGATTTGTGGTATCTGGTCTATCGCGATGATTTGGGCGAGATGCACACCGTCAAGGGGAGCACCGACGGCATTCGCCGAGCGCTCAGCGAAGGGCTGCTGGGCGATGCGGAGAACATTCGCGCCTGCCGCACCAAGCAAGGGCCGTTCCAACCGCTGCGTGGCATTCCGGAATTTCGGGATCTGGTGATTGATCCTTCGGTGGCTCCGCCGCCATCCACGGCCACCAAAGCCGCCACCCCGGCATCGGCGATGACCACACCGCCGACCGCCGGAATGCGCACGCCAGCCAGCAACGGCACCCCAAACCAATCCGCACAATGGAATCGCAGCGGCGGCCGTCCCCCGATTCCACCCACGGGCACCGCACCACCCGCCGATGCCGAATCGGTCAATCTCGATGGTCCGCTCGACCGGTCGCAATCCGCATCCGCATCCGGCGCACGATCGTCCGCCTCCGGCCGACTCAGCCCGCCCAGCGGATTAGGTCAACCCACGCCGTCGGGACGCATGCCCGCCCCCGGAACCTCCGGGCGGCTGCCAGTCTCCAACCCCGCTGCAAACTACCAGCCTACAACGGCTTATGAACCGATGCAGCATGGCCAAATTCCGGGACAAAATCAACCACCCGTCGTCCCATTAGTTCCGCAAGCGCTCCCGGAAAATCCCGAGGACACTGGCGGCACCGATTGGGTCATGCTTCTGATGGTCATGGTGTTGAGCGCATCCGTCGCCGTCGTCGCCATGATGTACATCCAACAAGGTCGCTAA
- the accC gene encoding acetyl-CoA carboxylase biotin carboxylase subunit, which produces MFQRIMVANRGEIALRVIRACRDLGIEVVAVYSEADRGAAYLELADEAICIGPGPATESYLKIPRIISAAEIAGVEAIHPGYGFLSENAHFAEVCRGCKIEFIGPPEEAMRRLGNKNAAKQIARQANVPVVPGSDGLITDPEQAKEFANRVGYPVLIKAAAGGGGRGMRVARNELDLVSGLQAAAQEAEAAFKDGSVYLEKYLDRPRHIEVQILGDRFGNVVHLYERDCSLQRRHQKLVEESPAPNLPVEVREAICAAAVRLAKTAGYYSAGTCEFLLDQQNNFYFIEVNARIQVEHPVSELVTGVDLVREQIRIAAGEALGYTQSDIVHRGCAIECRINAEDPANDFRPSPGQITTWRPPGGPGVRLDSHVITGYKVPPNYDSLVAKLLVHQPTRTEALAAMRRALREFVVEGIKTTIPLHRDIFNTAAFVEGKVDTTLIERTFMQSKPGGT; this is translated from the coding sequence GTCGCGGTCTATTCCGAAGCCGATCGTGGTGCTGCCTATTTGGAACTGGCAGATGAGGCGATTTGCATCGGACCGGGCCCCGCGACGGAATCGTATCTGAAGATTCCGCGTATCATTTCGGCAGCCGAAATTGCGGGGGTGGAAGCGATTCACCCCGGCTACGGATTTTTGTCGGAAAATGCGCACTTCGCGGAAGTCTGCCGGGGCTGCAAAATCGAATTCATCGGCCCGCCCGAAGAAGCGATGCGCCGCCTGGGGAACAAGAACGCCGCCAAGCAAATCGCCCGCCAAGCCAATGTGCCGGTCGTTCCCGGTAGCGATGGCCTGATTACCGATCCCGAGCAGGCCAAAGAGTTTGCGAATCGGGTCGGCTATCCGGTGCTCATCAAGGCGGCTGCCGGTGGTGGTGGCCGGGGCATGCGGGTGGCTCGCAACGAACTCGATCTGGTCAGTGGCTTGCAGGCCGCCGCCCAGGAAGCCGAAGCCGCCTTCAAAGACGGCAGCGTCTATCTCGAAAAGTATCTCGATCGCCCGCGGCATATCGAGGTGCAGATTCTCGGCGACCGATTCGGGAACGTGGTTCACTTGTACGAGCGTGACTGCTCGCTGCAACGCCGCCATCAAAAGTTGGTGGAAGAATCGCCCGCCCCGAATTTGCCGGTGGAAGTCCGCGAGGCGATTTGCGCCGCCGCCGTGCGATTGGCCAAGACCGCAGGGTATTACTCCGCAGGCACTTGCGAGTTTTTGCTCGACCAGCAGAACAACTTCTACTTCATCGAAGTCAACGCTCGGATTCAGGTGGAACACCCGGTTTCCGAACTGGTGACGGGGGTCGATCTGGTCCGCGAGCAGATCCGCATTGCCGCCGGGGAAGCTCTGGGCTATACGCAATCGGACATCGTCCATCGCGGTTGTGCCATCGAATGCCGCATCAACGCCGAAGACCCCGCCAACGATTTTCGCCCCTCGCCGGGGCAAATCACCACTTGGCGACCGCCCGGTGGCCCTGGTGTGCGGCTCGATTCGCATGTCATTACCGGCTATAAGGTTCCGCCGAATTACGATTCGCTAGTGGCCAAGCTGCTGGTGCATCAACCGACGCGAACCGAAGCGCTGGCCGCCATGCGTCGTGCCCTGCGCGAATTCGTGGTGGAAGGAATCAAGACGACGATTCCGCTGCATCGCGATATTTTCAACACGGCGGCGTTCGTGGAAGGGAAAGTCGATACAACGTTGATCGAACGGACATTCATGCAATCGAAGCCCGGAGGCACCTGA